One Methyloterricola oryzae genomic window, GTCACCGGCCTGTTCGCGCTGCTGCTTGGCGTTCGCCCGATGGAGGTGCACGAATGGTATCTGGCGGTTTACGTCGATGCCGTGGAGTGGGTGGAACTGCCCAACACCTTAGGCATGTCACAGTACGCGGACGGCGGAATCGTCGGATCGAAGCCCTACGTAGCCAGCGGGCGCTACATCCAGCGCATGAGCAATTACTGCCGCAGTTGCCCTTACCGGCCGGAGCAGGCCGTTGGGCCAAAGGCTTGTCCGTTCACGACGCTGTATTGGGATTTTCTCATGCGCCATGCGGAGCGCTTCGCGCACCATCCGCGCAGCGCCCAGCAGTGGCGCAACCTGGAACGCCTGGATGCCGAAACCCGGGCCGCAATCGCCGCCCAGGCGAATAGCTTGCGCGATCGTCTGTTGGCCTGAGATCAGGCCGGCGCCGCGCTCGACCCGTAGCGCACCGCCGCCTGGCGGCAGAAGGCATCCACGAAGGACTCAGCCACCTCCTTGAAAAAACCGCCGAAGGCCAGGCTCAGAAGACTGTTGGAAAACTCGAAGTCCAGTTCGAAGGAAGTTTCGCAACCGCCATTGCCGCTGGGCCGGAAGCGCCAAACCCCGCTCAGCCGCTTGAAGGGCCCGTCGACCAGCTTCATGTTGATCTGACGCCCCTGCTCCATGGAATTGGCCGTGGTGAAGGTCAGCTTGATCTTGCCCTTCGACAGGGTAATGGTGGCGCGAAGCTGATTCGAATCCTTGTCCAGCACCGTGACCTTGGAGCACAAGGGCAAATAACGGGGGTAAGACTCCACATCGTTTACC contains:
- a CDS encoding type II toxin-antitoxin system RatA family toxin, with the protein product MPLLSNSVCVKYTPEQMYELVNDVESYPRYLPLCSKVTVLDKDSNQLRATITLSKGKIKLTFTTANSMEQGRQINMKLVDGPFKRLSGVWRFRPSGNGGCETSFELDFEFSNSLLSLAFGGFFKEVAESFVDAFCRQAAVRYGSSAAPA